Proteins encoded by one window of Emys orbicularis isolate rEmyOrb1 chromosome 15, rEmyOrb1.hap1, whole genome shotgun sequence:
- the LOC135889453 gene encoding zinc finger protein 436-like → MVCEKEEQNSQQENVEQVDKHRAERNVSRSHEQEKSCEIQHRPEREQGNQLGEKVGKFISCRGTQKDFKETTIQQEILRGKRKNICTECGKNLCDYSTLIKHQRIHTGERPYECIECGKTFNRSSHLISHQRIHTGERPYECCECGKTFNHDSHLISHQRIHTGERPYECSECGKTFNRSSNLISHQRIHTEERPYECSDCGKSFNYSSHLIGHQRIHTGERPYECHECGKNFTHRSALSKHQRIHRGERPYECSDCGKSFNYSSHLIGHQRIHTGERPYECNECGKNFTHRSHLIMHQRIHTGERPYQCSDCGKSFTSSSDLSKHQRIHTGERPYQCSDCGKNFTNSSALSNHQRIHTGERPYECSECGKNFTNSSALSNHQRIHTGERPYECHECAKTFNQSSHLIRHQRIHRGGGPTNAVSAGKPSLSTQPMLAIRESAREIKTIKTFRAINNFFFL, encoded by the exons ATGGTATGTGAAAAAGAGGAGCAGAATTCTCAGCAGGAAAATGTTGAGCAAGTGGATAAACACAGAGCGGAAAGGAATGTGTCCAGGAGTCATGAGCAGGAAAAATCCTGTGAGATTCAGCACAGACCAGAAAGAGAGCAGGGAAACCAGCTAGGGGAGAAAGTGGGTAAATTTATTTCCTGTCGAGGAACTCAGAAGGATTTCAAAGAAACCACAATACAGCAGGAAATCctcaggggaaaaagaaaaaatatatgcaCTGAGTGTGGAAAAAACTTATGTGACTACTCAACCCTTAtaaagcatcagagaatccacacaggagagaggccctatgaatgcattgagtgtgggaaaaccttcaatcGCAGCTCGCACCTTATTAGTCATCAAAGAATCCACAcgggggagaggccctatgaatgctgtgagtgtgggaaaaccttcaatcACGACTCGCACCTTATTagtcatcagagaatccacacaggggagaggccctatgaatgcagtgagtgtgggaaaaccttcaatcGCAGCTCGAACCTTATTagtcatcagagaatccacacagaggagag gccctatgaatgcagtgactgtgggaaaagcttcaattaCAGTTCGCACCTTATtgggcatcagagaatccacacaggggagaggccctatgaatgccatgagtgtgggaaaaacttcactcaCAGATCAGCCCtttctaaacatcagagaatccacagaggggagaggccctatgaatgcagtgactgtgggaaaagcttcaattaCAGTTCACACCTTATtgggcatcagagaatccacacaggggagaggccctatgaatgcaatgagtgtgggaaaaacttcactcaCAGATCGCACCTTATtatgcatcagagaatccacacaggggagaggccctatcaGTGCAGTgattgtgggaaaagcttcactagcAGCTCAGACCTTtccaaacatcagagaatccacacaggggagaggccctatcaATGCAGTGATTGCGGGAAAAACTTCACTAACAGCTCTGCcctttctaaccatcagagaatccacacaggggagaggccctatgaatgcagtgagtgtgggaaaaacttcactaacagctcagccctttctaaccatcagagaatccacacaggggagaggccctatgaatgccatGAGTGTGCAAAAACCTTCAATCAAAGCTCGCACCTTATtcggcatcagagaatccacagagGGGGAGGCCCTACgaatgcagtgagtgcgggaaaaccttctcTTAGCACTCAGCCCATGTTAGCCATCAGAGAATCTGCAAGGGAGATCAAGACGATAAAAACCTTTAGGGctatcaataattttttttttctgtaa